A DNA window from Citrobacter tructae contains the following coding sequences:
- the hemB gene encoding porphobilinogen synthase, whose translation MTDLIQRPRRLRKSPALRAMFEETTLSLNDLVLPIFVEEELDDYKAIEAMPGVMRIPEKHLAREIERIANAGIRSVMTFGISHHTDDTGSDAWKEDGLVARMSRICKQTVPEMIVMSDTCFCEYTSHGHCGVLCDHGVDNDLTLTNLGKQAVVAAAAGADFIAPSAAMDGQVQAIRQALDAAGFTDTAIMSYSTKFASSFYGPFREAAGTALKGDRKTYQMNPMNRREAIRESLLDEAQGADCLMVKPAGAYLDILRDIRERTELPIGAYQVSGEYAMIKFAAMAGAIDEEKVVLESLGSIKRAGADLIFSYFALDLAEKRILR comes from the coding sequence ATGACAGACCTAATCCAACGCCCTCGCCGCCTGCGCAAATCACCTGCGCTGCGCGCTATGTTTGAAGAGACAACACTCAGCTTAAATGACCTGGTGTTGCCGATCTTTGTTGAAGAAGAACTCGACGATTACAAAGCCATCGAGGCCATGCCCGGCGTGATGCGCATTCCGGAAAAACACCTGGCACGCGAGATTGAACGCATTGCCAATGCCGGCATCCGCTCGGTGATGACCTTTGGTATTTCCCACCACACGGATGACACCGGCAGCGATGCCTGGAAAGAAGACGGGCTGGTGGCGCGTATGTCCCGCATCTGTAAGCAAACCGTACCGGAAATGATCGTCATGTCCGATACCTGCTTCTGTGAATACACTTCGCACGGTCACTGTGGGGTATTATGCGATCACGGCGTGGATAACGATTTAACCCTTACCAACCTCGGCAAGCAGGCGGTGGTAGCTGCCGCTGCGGGCGCAGATTTCATCGCCCCTTCCGCTGCAATGGACGGCCAGGTACAGGCTATTCGCCAGGCGCTGGACGCTGCGGGCTTCACCGATACCGCCATCATGTCCTACTCCACCAAGTTTGCCTCATCGTTCTACGGCCCGTTCCGTGAAGCAGCGGGTACTGCGCTAAAAGGCGATCGTAAAACTTATCAGATGAACCCGATGAACCGTCGCGAAGCTATTCGTGAATCGCTGCTGGATGAAGCACAGGGCGCAGACTGCCTGATGGTGAAACCGGCTGGCGCGTACCTGGATATTCTGCGTGATATTCGCGAACGCACCGAACTGCCGATTGGCGCTTATCAGGTCAGCGGTGAATACGCGATGATTAAGTTCGCAGCGATGGCGGGTGCTATAGATGAAGAGAAAGTGGTGCTGGAAAGCTTAGGTTCAATCAAACGCGCTGGCGCGGATCTGATCTTCAGCTACTTCGCACTGGATCTGGCTGAGAAAAGAATCCTGCGCTAA
- the ehaB gene encoding autotransporter adhesin EhaB — MHTWKKKLVVSQLALACTLAITSQANASTDISGTTYTTFTHYNDASYVDGVYYDGYVGWNNYDTDSIYNGDIYPVINNATVNGVISTYYLDDGLSTNSNNNSLTIKNSTIHGMVTSECMTPDCTNRSGIDYYYDRLAMNVINSTIDDNYEHYTYNGTYYYNDAVDSHVVNVFNLGTAITLDQEVDLSISNNSHVAGITLTQGYEWEDIDDNTVSTGVNSGEVFNNTIAVTDSTLTSGSWSDEGTAGWFGNTSNASDYNGNDWNADDIALAVIANPNADNAMQTTATFNNSTLMGDVLFSSNFDENFFPNGADTYRDTDADLDTNGWDGTDRLDLTLNNGSKWVGAAMSVQQVDADGDGVYDSYAAGTEATATLIDITANSLWPDSTYGIDSDTTSYDETGHVVGNAVYQSGLFNVTLNGASQWDTTKTSLIDTLSINSGSVVNVGDSTLISDSISLTGASALNINEDGHVATDTLSIDNSTVTIADDVAAGWGVYTAALYANTINVTNNGVLDVGNSTGDALQVDTLNLTSYTDAYNHVNAGVFDINSTNYVLNADLTNDRTNDITQANYGYGVIAMNSDGHLTINGNGDSDTSGDQSEVDNYGDHVAAATGNYKVRIDNATGKGSITDYKGKELVYVNDTNSTATFSAANKADLGAYTYQAQQQGNTVVLQQMELTDYANMALSIPSANTNIWNLEQDTVGTRLTNARHGLADNGGAWVSYFGGSFDADNGSINYDQDVSGIMVGVDSKIDGNNAKWIVGAAAGFAKGDMSDRTGQVDQDSQTAYIYSSAHFANNIFVDGNLSYSHFNNDLSANMSNGQYVDGSTSSDAWGFGLKLGYDLKLGDAGYVTPYGSVSGLFQSGDDYKLSNDMKVDGQSYDSMRYELGVDAGYTFAYSDDQALTPYFKLAYVYDNSNNDSDVNGDSIDNGVEGSAVRVGLGTQFSFTKNFSAYTDANYLGGGDVDQDWSANVGVKYTW, encoded by the coding sequence ATGCACACTTGGAAAAAGAAACTTGTAGTCTCACAATTAGCATTAGCCTGCACATTGGCAATCACTTCTCAGGCGAATGCTTCAACTGATATCTCTGGAACCACCTATACCACGTTCACCCATTATAATGACGCATCTTATGTTGATGGTGTTTACTATGATGGATATGTCGGTTGGAATAATTACGATACTGATAGTATTTATAACGGTGATATTTATCCGGTAATTAATAATGCTACTGTAAACGGCGTTATTTCTACTTATTACCTGGATGATGGACTGTCAACTAACAGCAATAACAACAGCCTGACGATTAAAAACAGTACTATTCACGGTATGGTAACGTCCGAATGTATGACGCCGGATTGTACTAACCGTAGCGGTATCGATTATTACTACGACCGTCTGGCGATGAACGTCATCAACTCAACTATCGATGACAACTACGAACATTATACCTACAACGGTACCTACTATTATAATGACGCTGTTGACTCACATGTTGTAAATGTTTTCAACTTGGGTACGGCTATCACCTTGGATCAAGAAGTTGATCTGTCTATCTCCAACAACTCTCACGTTGCGGGTATTACGCTGACTCAGGGGTATGAGTGGGAAGATATTGACGATAATACCGTCAGCACTGGTGTAAACAGCGGCGAAGTGTTTAACAACACTATCGCTGTTACCGATTCTACCCTGACCTCTGGTTCATGGTCTGATGAAGGTACTGCCGGCTGGTTTGGTAACACCAGCAATGCCAGCGATTACAACGGCAATGACTGGAACGCTGATGATATCGCATTAGCTGTTATTGCAAATCCGAACGCTGACAACGCTATGCAGACCACGGCAACCTTCAACAATTCAACGTTGATGGGCGACGTGTTGTTCTCCAGCAACTTCGATGAGAACTTCTTCCCGAACGGTGCAGACACTTATCGTGATACCGATGCCGACCTGGATACCAACGGCTGGGATGGTACTGACCGTCTGGATCTGACCCTGAACAACGGCAGCAAGTGGGTTGGTGCGGCAATGTCCGTGCAGCAGGTTGATGCGGATGGTGATGGTGTTTACGACAGCTATGCCGCAGGAACTGAAGCTACCGCAACACTGATCGATATCACCGCTAACAGCCTGTGGCCTGATTCGACCTACGGCATCGACAGCGATACGACCTCTTATGACGAAACCGGTCATGTGGTTGGCAATGCTGTCTACCAGAGCGGTCTGTTCAACGTGACGCTGAACGGCGCTTCACAGTGGGATACCACCAAAACCTCTCTGATTGACACCCTGAGCATCAACAGCGGTTCCGTCGTGAATGTGGGTGATTCTACCCTGATTTCTGACTCCATCTCTCTGACCGGTGCTTCAGCATTGAACATCAACGAAGATGGTCATGTTGCGACTGATACGCTGTCTATCGACAACAGTACAGTCACGATTGCTGATGATGTTGCTGCTGGCTGGGGTGTGTATACAGCTGCGCTGTATGCAAACACCATCAACGTTACCAACAACGGTGTTCTGGATGTTGGCAACAGCACGGGCGATGCGCTGCAGGTTGATACGCTGAATCTGACTAGCTATACCGATGCTTACAACCATGTTAATGCGGGTGTTTTCGACATCAACAGCACTAACTATGTACTGAATGCTGACCTGACCAACGATCGTACCAACGATATTACCCAAGCTAACTACGGTTATGGCGTGATCGCGATGAACTCTGATGGTCATCTGACTATCAACGGTAACGGTGATTCTGACACCTCAGGCGATCAGTCTGAAGTTGATAACTACGGTGACCACGTAGCGGCGGCAACCGGTAACTATAAAGTTCGTATCGATAACGCGACAGGTAAGGGTTCTATTACTGATTACAAAGGTAAAGAACTGGTTTACGTTAACGACACGAACAGCACTGCAACCTTCTCTGCAGCTAACAAAGCTGACTTGGGTGCTTACACCTATCAGGCACAGCAGCAGGGTAACACCGTTGTTTTGCAGCAGATGGAGCTGACCGATTACGCGAATATGGCGCTGAGCATCCCGTCTGCTAACACCAATATCTGGAACCTGGAACAAGACACCGTGGGTACTCGTCTGACCAACGCACGTCATGGCCTGGCAGATAACGGTGGCGCTTGGGTTAGCTATTTTGGCGGCAGCTTCGATGCTGACAATGGCAGCATTAACTACGATCAAGATGTCAGTGGTATCATGGTCGGTGTTGATTCCAAAATTGACGGTAATAACGCTAAGTGGATTGTCGGTGCCGCAGCAGGCTTCGCTAAAGGTGATATGAGCGACCGTACTGGTCAGGTGGACCAGGACAGCCAGACTGCCTACATCTACTCTTCTGCTCACTTTGCCAACAACATCTTTGTTGACGGTAACTTAAGCTACTCTCACTTCAATAACGATCTGTCTGCCAACATGAGCAACGGTCAGTATGTTGATGGCAGCACCTCTTCTGATGCCTGGGGCTTTGGCTTGAAATTGGGTTATGACCTGAAACTGGGTGATGCCGGTTACGTAACGCCTTACGGTAGCGTATCTGGTCTGTTCCAGTCTGGTGATGACTATAAGCTGAGCAACGACATGAAAGTTGACGGTCAGTCTTATGACAGCATGCGCTATGAACTCGGTGTAGATGCAGGTTATACCTTCGCCTACAGCGACGACCAGGCGCTGACCCCGTACTTCAAACTGGCCTACGTTTACGACAACTCTAACAACGATTCTGACGTAAACGGTGATTCCATCGACAACGGCGTAGAAGGTTCTGCGGTACGTGTTGGACTGGGTACTCAGTTCAGCTTTACCAAAAACTTCAGCGCATATACCGATGCTAACTACCTCGGCGGCGGTGATGTAGATCAAGACTGGTCTGCGAATGTAGGTGTTAAATATACTTGGTAA
- a CDS encoding acetyltransferase — translation MRQTITPTQLPTVVKNYLKLSEQHNKSVSIAPGVVIDESAGAVTIGAGSKICHGAVIQGPVVIGADCIIGNYAFIRPGCLIGNQVRIGYGTEIKNAVLESTATIGPQCFISDSVIGKGAYLGAQVRTSNHRLDGKTVHVRLDDEDIDTGCEKLGCYIGPGARLGVQVIILPGRYIAAESTIGPRITIEQNLPKGKYILKQEISCLVGEE, via the coding sequence ATGCGCCAAACAATTACGCCCACCCAGCTACCCACGGTGGTGAAGAACTATCTAAAGCTTAGCGAACAGCATAATAAGTCAGTATCCATTGCACCTGGCGTTGTTATTGATGAAAGCGCGGGAGCCGTGACGATCGGTGCTGGCAGTAAAATTTGTCATGGTGCAGTTATTCAGGGGCCAGTCGTAATTGGAGCAGATTGCATTATTGGCAATTACGCCTTTATTCGACCTGGTTGCTTAATTGGCAATCAAGTACGTATTGGCTATGGCACCGAAATCAAAAACGCAGTATTGGAATCGACGGCCACCATCGGTCCCCAATGCTTTATTTCTGATTCGGTTATTGGCAAAGGCGCTTACCTGGGCGCGCAGGTAAGAACCAGCAATCATCGCCTCGATGGTAAAACCGTGCATGTCAGGCTGGACGATGAAGACATTGATACCGGCTGCGAAAAATTAGGGTGTTATATCGGTCCCGGCGCGCGGCTTGGTGTTCAGGTCATTATTTTACCAGGCCGATATATCGCAGCTGAAAGCACGATTGGCCCACGGATAACCATCGAGCAAAACCTGCCAAAAGGTAAATACATCCTCAAACAAGAGATCTCCTGTCTCGTAGGTGAAGAATAA
- a CDS encoding PIG-L deacetylase family protein: MITLYQKGILAIGAHPDDIELGCGASLSRLIKEGYHVTAVVMTAGAEGCVLKADRHAESQSALTSLGCHQVFHFHFEDTRTPYFVDTMIKSLEDVITNHIPTRINIVRAYTMHDSDRHQDHRAVHKASIVACRNIPQVLGYETPSTWLTFVPQVFENVSENCFIQKLRALSFHQSQQQRDYMRTERLRTVAQFRGQQAGCELSEGFVVHKMIL; this comes from the coding sequence ATGATTACATTATACCAAAAAGGGATATTAGCAATAGGTGCGCATCCGGACGATATTGAACTCGGATGTGGTGCCTCGTTATCCCGCTTAATAAAAGAAGGCTATCACGTTACTGCCGTCGTCATGACCGCAGGGGCTGAAGGGTGCGTTTTAAAAGCCGACCGACACGCAGAATCTCAATCGGCATTAACATCATTAGGCTGCCACCAGGTTTTTCATTTTCATTTTGAGGACACACGAACACCGTACTTTGTTGATACGATGATCAAATCACTTGAAGACGTCATCACAAATCACATTCCCACACGAATCAATATCGTGCGAGCTTATACTATGCATGATTCTGACCGGCATCAGGATCATCGTGCGGTACATAAGGCTTCTATCGTTGCCTGCCGAAATATTCCCCAGGTTCTTGGTTATGAAACCCCCAGTACCTGGCTGACGTTTGTTCCCCAGGTCTTTGAAAACGTCAGTGAGAACTGTTTTATTCAAAAACTTCGTGCGCTTTCATTTCATCAAAGCCAGCAGCAACGTGATTATATGCGTACAGAACGTCTGCGTACCGTAGCCCAATTCAGAGGACAACAGGCCGGATGTGAATTATCTGAAGGTTTTGTTGTTCACAAAATGATTCTCTAA
- a CDS encoding glycosyltransferase — MKTLIFIMMSLCILLWLLTTLKRKPSLRKDSIDAIIPAYNEGPCLAQSLENLLLNPYFHRVICVNDGSTDDTEAIMHKVKEKWGDRLITVTQKNTGKGGALMNGLNYATCEQVFLSDADTYVPPDGDGMGFMLAEIENGADAVGGIPSTHLSGAGLLPHIRATVKLPMIIMKRTLQQLLGGAPFIISGACGMFRTDVLRKFGFSDRTKVEDLDLTWTLVANGYCIRQVNRCIVYPQECNTLGDEWKRWRRWIVGYAVCMRLHKSLILSRFGIFSILPMVLVVLFGVATYFITWQDITLTIGPHAIVLSLFPIIWVGVVCSIGAFSAWYHRCWKLIFLAPFSVFYVLLAYLIWIVYGFIAFFTGREPLRDKPTRYTAVVDAPNNYAHPATHGGEELSKA, encoded by the coding sequence ATGAAAACACTAATTTTTATTATGATGAGCCTGTGTATATTACTCTGGCTCCTCACAACCTTAAAACGAAAACCTAGTTTACGTAAAGACAGTATTGACGCCATTATTCCGGCCTATAACGAAGGCCCTTGTCTGGCACAATCGCTGGAAAATTTGTTATTAAATCCCTATTTTCATCGCGTCATATGTGTAAACGATGGCTCCACGGATGATACCGAAGCCATTATGCATAAGGTGAAAGAAAAATGGGGCGATCGCCTGATTACCGTGACGCAAAAGAATACCGGAAAAGGTGGCGCCTTAATGAATGGATTAAATTATGCCACCTGTGAGCAGGTTTTTTTAAGCGATGCTGACACCTATGTCCCTCCTGATGGTGACGGTATGGGATTCATGTTAGCGGAAATAGAAAATGGCGCCGATGCCGTTGGCGGAATCCCCTCAACACATCTGTCTGGTGCTGGGTTGCTGCCACATATCCGTGCAACGGTAAAACTTCCAATGATCATCATGAAGCGGACATTACAGCAGTTGCTCGGCGGCGCGCCTTTTATTATCAGCGGAGCCTGCGGCATGTTTCGTACTGACGTGCTGCGCAAATTTGGCTTTTCCGATCGAACCAAAGTGGAGGATCTGGATTTAACCTGGACCCTGGTCGCAAATGGTTATTGTATCCGTCAGGTAAACCGTTGCATTGTTTATCCTCAGGAGTGCAATACCCTGGGCGATGAATGGAAACGATGGCGGCGCTGGATCGTGGGCTATGCCGTTTGCATGCGTCTGCATAAGTCACTCATCCTCAGCAGATTCGGCATCTTCAGCATACTCCCAATGGTGCTGGTCGTGTTGTTTGGCGTAGCAACCTACTTCATTACATGGCAGGACATCACGCTCACTATTGGCCCGCATGCGATTGTGCTTTCCTTGTTTCCCATTATTTGGGTTGGAGTGGTTTGCTCAATTGGAGCATTTAGTGCCTGGTATCACCGATGCTGGAAACTTATTTTCCTTGCGCCTTTTTCTGTTTTTTATGTACTTCTGGCTTATTTAATTTGGATTGTATATGGATTTATTGCCTTTTTTACTGGACGTGAACCCCTACGTGACAAACCCACACGCTATACCGCGGTGGTGGATGCGCCAAACAATTACGCCCACCCAGCTACCCACGGTGGTGAAGAACTATCTAAAGCTTAG
- the uhpC gene encoding MFS transporter family glucose-6-phosphate receptor UhpC, whose translation MHARPASETDQHYRALRPRLLMCMVIGYAAFYLTRKSVNYVLPALQTDLGLDKGDIGLLGSLFYLTYGLSKFTAGLWHDSHGQRAFMGIGLFATGVLNVVFAFGESLTLLLVVWSLNGFFQGWGWPPCARLLTHWYSRNERGFWWGCWNMSINIGGAIIPLISAFAAHWWGWQAAMLAPGIISMALGIWLTLQLKGTPQEEGLPTVGEWRHDPLELRQEQQSPPMGLWQMLRTTMLKNPMIWLLGVSYVLVYLIRIALNDWGNIWLTESHGVNLLSANATVMLFEVGGLLGALFAGWGSDLLFSGQRAPMILLFTLGLMVSVAALWLAPVHHYALLAACFFTVGFFVFGPQMLIGLAAVECGHKAAAGSITGFLGLFAYLGAALAGWPLSLVIERYGWSGMFSLLSVAAVFMGLLLMPLLIAGITPSLSQRIKQ comes from the coding sequence ATGCACGCACGCCCAGCCAGCGAAACAGACCAACACTACCGGGCGCTACGTCCCCGGCTGCTGATGTGCATGGTGATTGGCTACGCCGCGTTCTACCTGACGCGCAAAAGCGTTAACTACGTACTTCCGGCATTGCAAACGGATCTGGGGCTGGATAAAGGCGATATCGGCCTGCTGGGGTCACTGTTTTATCTGACCTACGGCTTGTCCAAGTTTACCGCCGGGCTGTGGCATGACAGCCACGGGCAACGTGCATTTATGGGGATTGGCCTGTTTGCCACCGGCGTCTTAAACGTGGTGTTCGCCTTTGGTGAATCCCTGACGTTGCTACTGGTGGTCTGGTCGTTAAACGGATTTTTTCAGGGCTGGGGCTGGCCGCCCTGCGCCCGACTGCTGACCCACTGGTACTCGCGCAACGAACGCGGATTCTGGTGGGGCTGCTGGAATATGTCGATCAACATCGGTGGAGCAATTATCCCGCTGATTAGCGCCTTTGCCGCCCACTGGTGGGGTTGGCAGGCGGCGATGCTGGCACCGGGGATTATCAGCATGGCATTAGGCATCTGGCTCACTCTGCAACTGAAAGGCACGCCCCAGGAAGAGGGATTGCCCACGGTTGGGGAATGGCGGCACGATCCGCTGGAGCTGCGTCAGGAGCAGCAAAGCCCGCCGATGGGACTGTGGCAAATGTTACGCACGACGATGCTGAAGAACCCGATGATCTGGCTGTTGGGTGTCTCATATGTACTGGTCTATTTGATCCGCATTGCGCTCAATGACTGGGGCAACATCTGGCTGACCGAAAGCCACGGCGTCAACCTGCTCAGCGCCAATGCCACGGTAATGCTGTTTGAAGTCGGTGGTTTGCTCGGCGCGCTGTTTGCCGGATGGGGGTCAGATTTGCTGTTCAGCGGCCAGCGCGCACCGATGATTTTGCTGTTCACGCTCGGGCTGATGGTTTCTGTCGCCGCCCTGTGGCTGGCACCGGTTCACCACTACGCACTGCTGGCGGCCTGTTTCTTTACCGTGGGCTTCTTTGTTTTTGGCCCACAAATGTTGATTGGCCTGGCAGCCGTCGAATGCGGACACAAAGCGGCGGCAGGCTCAATCACCGGTTTTCTCGGGCTGTTTGCCTATCTCGGGGCCGCGCTGGCGGGTTGGCCGCTGTCGCTGGTCATTGAACGTTACGGCTGGTCGGGAATGTTCAGTTTGCTCTCGGTTGCCGCTGTTTTTATGGGTTTATTGCTGATGCCGCTGCTTATTGCAGGCATTACCCCTTCTCTCAGTCAAAGGATAAAACAATGA
- a CDS encoding MASE1 domain-containing sensor histidine kinase — protein sequence MSRSTRHWVISLFILLAWGSGWLMLWTLGFYLTHNGQQAALFLPHGVYLALLILLSRRYWPALILPPVLMLFWLHSEQLLNSYILLAAPLISLVPASIGQSYWHRFPLYWQRLTLLLAAVTITSLLNTALLSPFIQSPATLIGLASFTGGVLLTPFVYLIYEFLRQQHRYHLLGLDTSNPPLRTSLIIWCSLFFIIGIGTQMVLSPDIERLLLIVVFLPNVVMAWKFGWQGGVLSGLLGSMMITIARQVGVGFSNLLELEIFLATQALLGIGLGIAISRQQHLAQNLHHYRQRLEAELTARRALTEQLIRTEENTRKSLARELHDEIGQNITAIQIHSQLVKRAQDPQQTLDAANQINDLARRIHHSTRQLLRQLRPPALDELSFKEALHHLVNEFAFAERGIRCRFDYQLENTPDNETVRFTLYRLLQELLNNVCKHANASEVTITLRQREQRLYLHVEDNGVGILPEKIPGFGIQGMRERVSALGGELTLESNNGTRVIVNLPTNLQQTSR from the coding sequence ATGTCGCGCTCGACTCGCCATTGGGTGATCTCCCTGTTTATCCTGCTGGCCTGGGGTTCGGGCTGGTTGATGTTATGGACGCTGGGATTTTACCTGACCCACAACGGTCAACAGGCGGCGTTATTTCTGCCACACGGCGTCTATCTCGCGTTGCTGATCCTGCTTTCACGCCGCTACTGGCCCGCACTGATTCTGCCACCGGTGCTGATGCTGTTCTGGCTACACAGCGAACAATTATTAAACAGCTACATTCTGCTGGCAGCACCGCTGATAAGTCTGGTACCCGCAAGTATCGGCCAGTCATACTGGCACCGCTTCCCGCTCTACTGGCAGCGATTAACGCTATTGCTGGCCGCTGTGACCATCACCTCGCTGCTCAATACCGCCCTGCTATCACCCTTTATTCAAAGTCCGGCAACGTTGATTGGCCTGGCGTCGTTTACCGGTGGCGTGCTGTTGACGCCATTTGTTTATCTGATCTACGAATTTCTGCGCCAGCAGCACCGCTATCATTTGCTTGGACTGGACACCAGCAATCCGCCGCTGCGCACCTCGCTTATCATCTGGTGTAGCCTGTTTTTTATCATCGGTATCGGCACACAGATGGTACTGTCACCGGACATCGAGCGCCTGCTGCTGATCGTAGTATTCTTGCCGAACGTGGTGATGGCGTGGAAATTTGGCTGGCAGGGCGGCGTGTTGTCCGGACTGCTTGGCAGTATGATGATCACCATCGCCCGTCAGGTAGGTGTGGGGTTCAGCAATTTGCTAGAGCTGGAGATTTTCCTCGCGACCCAGGCACTACTGGGCATTGGTCTTGGGATCGCAATCAGCCGTCAGCAGCATTTAGCGCAGAACCTGCATCATTATCGCCAGCGTCTGGAAGCCGAGCTAACGGCGCGACGTGCGCTGACCGAACAGTTGATCCGCACTGAAGAAAATACGCGTAAGAGCCTGGCGCGGGAGCTTCATGACGAAATTGGTCAGAACATTACCGCCATTCAGATCCACTCGCAGTTGGTCAAGCGGGCGCAGGATCCACAGCAAACGCTGGATGCGGCGAATCAGATCAACGACCTTGCACGACGCATTCATCACTCCACCCGCCAGTTGCTGCGCCAGCTACGTCCTCCCGCGCTTGATGAACTCTCCTTTAAAGAGGCACTCCATCATCTGGTGAATGAATTTGCCTTTGCCGAACGGGGCATTCGCTGCCGGTTTGACTACCAGCTTGAAAATACGCCAGACAATGAAACCGTCCGCTTTACGCTGTACCGCCTGCTGCAGGAGTTGCTCAACAACGTCTGTAAACATGCCAATGCCAGCGAGGTGACGATTACCCTACGCCAGCGGGAACAGCGCTTGTATCTGCACGTTGAAGACAACGGTGTAGGTATTCTTCCTGAAAAAATTCCCGGCTTCGGTATCCAGGGGATGCGTGAGCGGGTGAGCGCCCTCGGCGGTGAGCTAACGCTCGAATCGAACAACGGCACGCGGGTAATTGTTAACTTGCCCACAAATTTGCAACAAACCAGCCGGTAA
- a CDS encoding YaiO family outer membrane beta-barrel protein, with the protein MMKRTLFVSLILGTASLPAKATDLKLTAGYDFTDYSAGHGTRNVMFSELKTQIDNGAAIFNISEGRRDYDNGESWNALRGRATVWYNWNQWLSTKTGLAIAENTPVFARRDAQQDISVKVLPKTVFTFGYRYANYFDDTDVNAFSGGISLYTGPFITSWRYTHYDTEDAGGSYSHIVSLRLNDLNGKGNTQLWLSRGTGAYTYDWSPDTKKGTLKSISLRRNQPLTEQLTLGLTLGKQWYDTPVDSYHSQQILADLTWLF; encoded by the coding sequence ATAATGAAAAGGACTTTATTTGTATCGTTGATACTCGGCACGGCTTCTCTCCCGGCAAAAGCAACCGACCTGAAGCTGACAGCCGGATACGATTTTACTGATTATTCGGCAGGGCATGGCACCCGTAACGTCATGTTCAGCGAATTAAAGACGCAGATTGACAATGGTGCCGCGATTTTCAATATTTCCGAAGGCAGACGCGATTACGACAACGGTGAATCATGGAACGCGTTACGTGGCCGCGCGACCGTTTGGTATAACTGGAATCAGTGGTTATCAACAAAAACGGGTCTGGCAATTGCCGAAAACACCCCCGTTTTTGCCAGACGCGATGCTCAGCAGGATATCAGCGTAAAAGTTCTGCCTAAAACCGTGTTTACCTTTGGTTATCGCTATGCCAACTACTTTGATGATACGGACGTCAATGCTTTTTCAGGCGGAATATCGCTGTATACCGGACCGTTTATCACCTCATGGCGTTATACGCATTACGATACCGAAGATGCAGGGGGAAGCTATAGCCACATCGTTTCACTGCGTCTGAACGACCTGAACGGTAAAGGAAATACGCAGCTCTGGCTAAGCCGCGGAACGGGAGCATATACCTATGACTGGTCACCTGACACCAAAAAAGGCACGTTAAAAAGCATCAGCCTGCGTCGCAATCAGCCGCTGACCGAGCAATTAACTCTCGGTCTTACACTCGGCAAACAATGGTATGACACGCCGGTTGATAGCTATCACAGCCAGCAAATTCTCGCCGATCTCACCTGGCTGTTTTAA
- a CDS encoding response regulator transcription factor, producing MIHVVLVDDHVVVRSGFAQLLSLEEDLDVIGQYSSAAEAWPALLRDNVSVAVMDIAMPDENGLSLLKRLRAQKPNFRAIILSIYDSPTFVQSALDAGASGYLTKRCGPEELVQAVRSVGLGGHYLCSDALRALRGGEQPAQVLEVLTPREREVFDLLVKGDSVKEVAFKLDLSHKTVHVHRANVLGKLQCHSTIDLVHFALDHQLLTGH from the coding sequence ATGATTCATGTTGTGCTGGTGGATGACCATGTGGTGGTGCGTTCCGGCTTTGCGCAATTACTCAGTCTCGAAGAAGATCTCGACGTTATCGGTCAGTACAGCAGTGCAGCAGAGGCCTGGCCCGCATTACTGCGCGACAACGTCAGCGTGGCGGTGATGGACATCGCCATGCCGGATGAAAACGGTCTGAGCCTGTTAAAACGCCTGCGGGCACAGAAGCCCAACTTTCGCGCCATTATTCTCAGTATTTATGACTCCCCCACGTTCGTGCAAAGCGCGCTGGATGCCGGCGCCAGCGGCTATCTGACTAAACGCTGCGGACCGGAGGAACTGGTGCAGGCAGTGCGTTCGGTAGGATTGGGCGGGCATTACCTGTGCTCCGACGCGCTGCGGGCGTTACGCGGTGGCGAACAACCCGCGCAGGTACTGGAAGTACTGACCCCTCGTGAGCGCGAAGTGTTTGATCTACTGGTTAAAGGCGACAGCGTGAAAGAGGTAGCCTTCAAGCTCGATCTCAGCCACAAAACGGTCCACGTCCACCGCGCGAACGTGCTGGGCAAACTGCAATGCCACAGCACCATCGATCTGGTGCATTTTGCGCTCGACCACCAATTGCTGACGGGGCATTGA